The following coding sequences are from one Leptolyngbya sp. NIES-3755 window:
- a CDS encoding copper-translocating P-type ATPase (similar to AA sequence:cyanobase_aa:LBDG_29640), with product MSQTVLPSTPETVETVTLDVTGMKCAGCVRAVEKQLTQQPGVKSATVNLVTELATVECDRSLDPQILATKLTEAGFPSQPRTAEQSETPDLSERRQAEMQRQTRQLAIAILLLIFSTIGHLHIDFLGLSNVWFHCGLAIAALLFPGRSMIIDGWQGLRRNAPNMNTLVSLGTLTAFTASFIALIFPQLGWECFFDEPVMLVGFILLGRTLEQRARGQAAAALQSLVALQPRSARLIGKNGSTQTGIEIPIAHVRIGEWLQVLPGEQIPVDGEIVNGETTIDESLLTGESIPVQKQPGDLVAAGTINQSGAIVLQVTRVGKETTLARIIDLVESAQARKAPIQKLADTIAGYFTYGVLSIALCTFLFWEFIGTKIWTNLPQWTIGLEHAHDMGMMTHPSPMLISLKLAIAVLVIACPCALGLATPTAILVGSGVGAERGLLIRGGDVLEQVHHLDMIVFDKTGTLTTGKPVVTDVIGDDRILQIAATVESGTQHPLAAAILQAAKDLPLLPAQDFYTEAGYGVSAKVDLDSIQQQVFLGTAQWLENNQITIPETLRSHSDQLASEGKTIVYVATQSSIGLIAVSDALRSDAKKTIEALKNLNLRVLMLSGDRTTTAQAIAKDLGLSDVLAEIPPDGKANTIAQLQSEGHRVGMVGDGINDAPALAQADVGIALKSGTDVAIETAGIVLMRDRLSDVVESIRLSRATFAKIQQNLFWAFAYNLLGIPIAAGILLPAFGILLSPAAAGAFMAFSSVSVVTNSLLLRRFAKSS from the coding sequence TTGTCTCAAACCGTTTTACCTTCTACCCCTGAAACCGTCGAAACTGTTACGCTCGATGTCACCGGAATGAAGTGTGCTGGATGCGTCCGAGCCGTCGAGAAACAACTCACTCAGCAACCGGGTGTCAAATCCGCCACAGTGAATTTGGTCACAGAACTCGCCACAGTCGAATGCGATCGCTCGCTCGATCCTCAAATTCTCGCCACCAAACTCACTGAAGCAGGGTTCCCCAGCCAACCCCGTACCGCCGAGCAATCTGAAACTCCCGATCTCTCTGAACGTCGCCAAGCCGAAATGCAGCGACAAACTCGACAGTTAGCGATCGCAATTCTCCTCTTAATTTTTTCCACGATCGGGCATCTCCACATCGATTTTCTCGGTCTCAGCAATGTTTGGTTTCACTGCGGACTCGCGATCGCGGCTCTACTATTCCCTGGTCGATCGATGATCATTGATGGTTGGCAAGGTCTCCGTCGCAATGCCCCAAACATGAATACGCTCGTGAGTTTGGGAACGCTGACCGCCTTTACTGCAAGTTTCATCGCCTTAATCTTTCCTCAGTTGGGATGGGAGTGTTTCTTTGACGAACCTGTGATGCTGGTCGGTTTTATCTTGCTGGGTCGCACTTTGGAACAACGAGCAAGAGGACAAGCCGCAGCCGCACTTCAATCGCTGGTAGCTCTCCAACCTCGATCGGCAAGACTGATCGGCAAAAATGGTTCAACTCAAACCGGGATCGAGATTCCGATCGCTCATGTCCGCATCGGAGAATGGCTCCAAGTTCTTCCCGGTGAGCAAATTCCAGTCGATGGCGAAATCGTGAACGGTGAAACGACGATCGATGAATCTTTACTCACAGGCGAATCGATCCCCGTTCAGAAACAACCCGGTGATTTAGTCGCAGCAGGAACGATCAATCAATCCGGTGCGATCGTGCTTCAAGTGACTCGCGTTGGAAAAGAGACGACTCTCGCAAGAATTATCGATTTAGTTGAATCGGCTCAAGCTCGTAAAGCTCCGATTCAAAAGTTAGCCGATACGATCGCAGGCTACTTTACCTATGGCGTGTTATCGATCGCGCTTTGCACGTTCCTTTTCTGGGAATTCATCGGCACAAAGATTTGGACGAATCTGCCGCAATGGACGATCGGGCTAGAACACGCTCACGACATGGGCATGATGACGCACCCCTCTCCAATGCTGATTAGTTTGAAACTTGCGATCGCGGTTCTCGTCATCGCTTGCCCTTGTGCATTAGGACTCGCCACTCCAACTGCAATTCTTGTCGGTTCAGGAGTGGGAGCCGAACGCGGACTATTAATTCGAGGCGGAGACGTTTTAGAGCAAGTCCATCATCTGGATATGATCGTCTTTGATAAAACCGGAACCTTGACGACAGGAAAACCCGTTGTCACGGACGTGATCGGAGACGATCGCATTCTTCAAATTGCCGCCACGGTTGAAAGCGGAACTCAACATCCTCTAGCTGCCGCAATTCTACAAGCTGCCAAAGATCTGCCGCTTCTTCCTGCTCAAGATTTCTACACCGAAGCAGGTTATGGCGTTTCCGCAAAAGTTGACCTCGATTCGATTCAGCAGCAAGTTTTTCTAGGAACGGCGCAATGGCTCGAAAACAATCAAATCACAATTCCTGAAACGCTGCGATCGCACTCCGATCAACTCGCTTCCGAAGGGAAAACGATCGTCTACGTCGCAACTCAATCTTCAATCGGTCTAATCGCAGTTTCGGATGCCCTTAGATCCGATGCGAAAAAGACGATCGAGGCTCTAAAAAATCTCAATCTCCGAGTTCTCATGCTGAGTGGCGATCGAACAACCACTGCACAAGCGATCGCGAAAGATCTTGGACTCTCAGATGTCTTGGCTGAAATTCCCCCCGACGGAAAAGCGAATACGATCGCCCAACTCCAATCTGAAGGTCATCGAGTTGGAATGGTCGGAGATGGGATCAATGACGCGCCTGCGCTAGCTCAAGCCGATGTCGGTATCGCGCTCAAATCTGGAACCGATGTTGCGATCGAGACTGCTGGAATCGTCCTGATGCGCGATCGGCTCAGTGATGTGGTCGAATCAATCCGTCTCAGCCGCGCCACCTTTGCCAAGATTCAGCAAAACCTATTTTGGGCATTTGCCTACAACCTGCTTGGAATCCCGATCGCCGCAGGCATCTTACTTCCTGCATTCGGAATTCTATTGAGTCCTGCCGCAGCGGGCGCATTTATGGCATTCAGTTCCGTGAGCGTCGTGACGAACTCTCTATTGTTACGACGCTTTGCAAAGTCGTCATAG